Part of the Streptomyces sp. NBC_01353 genome, CCGCTTCCGGCAGACGGTTGTACGGGGAGTCCTCCTCCCTCAGAAGCCTCTCGACATGTCCGGCGATGTCCTGCACGACCTCGGGTGTCCGGTCCAGCTCCAGCGGTTCCATGCAGTGCAGGACGTCCAGCAGCCCTTCGACCGGGAGATCGCCCGGGAGGTTGCGCCGCGTGTTCCGCCGGGTGGCGACCACCACGCGCACCCGTGGCTGCGCCGCCAGCCGATTGAGCAGCGCCCGGGCGATGGGGAACGAGTGCCCCGCCGCCGCCTCGTCCAGTCCGTCGAACAGCAGCGTGAGGCTGCCCTTGCGCTCCGCGAGCTTCCTGACCTCCTCCACGTACGTGAGCGGGGACGAGCCGCCGCCGTCCACGGCGAGGCCCATGGGCCGCAGACTCTCCGCGAGCTCGTCGCACAGGCCGGCGAGCGTCTTGCCCCGGCAGTGGAGAACGGCGTTCACGGACCGCAGTTCGGGCCGGGCCCTCGGACGCCGGTCGGCGGGCAGGGCGGTCACGAAACTCTCGACGGTCAACTGCGCCACGTACGCCAGGAGCGTCGACTTGCCCGCTCCGGATGCGCCCGTCACCGCGAACATCCCGGATTCCCGGACCCGTAACCAGTCGACCAGCTCGCCGAGCACCCGCTCGCGCGAGGCGAAGTCCCGCAGGTGCCAACTGTCGCCCGAGTCCGAGAACACGGGGAGTTCCTCGCTGCGGAACTCCTTCCCGATCCAGGACTCGTCGTCCTCGGGCCGCAGTGCGGACCTGGCCCGCAGCGACCAGTACGGGTTGAGAAGGAACCCGGGGCTCAGGGGCCGCAGCTCGCGAGCGATCGGGGTCTGTCCTCGTGTCCGGTCGTTCACGGCGAACATGAGGTGCGGGAAGACGACGATGCCGTCCTCCCGGTGGAAGAGCCGCGTGCCGTCGGCGAGTACCAGCTCCGGAGTGGACAGCACCTGCTCCAGACACTCGACCCAGTGGCCCTCCATCGCCTCCTGCTCCGAGCCGGCCGTGGCGACGAAGGCGAACCCGGCGTCCGCGTGGGAGGACTCCACCCGCTCGCGCGCCCGCTCGACCAGGGCCCCGAGCCCGCGCACCGCCTCTCCCGCGAAACAGGCGTCCAGGACGAGCAGGGTGTCCCTGGCGTCCTCCGCGAGCCAGGAGACCAGCTCCTCGGCCGAGACGGCCCGCGCGGGGTCGAACCGGCCGTCCTCGTAACTGTCCTCGCAGGCAAGGTAGAAGGAGTCGCCCACGACCTCCCCGTGCCCGGTCCAGTAGAGAATCCTCCGGTCCACCGCCTGTCGGCGAAGCCGCGCCACCAGCTCTCGTATCTGCTCGCGTCCCGCCGACAGCGGCGCCGCCGACCCGCCGTCCGCGCTGGCGACACCCAGCGGCGGAGCCCCGAACCCGAGCCTTCTCGCCTGTTCGACGAAGAGCGACGCCGTCGTACGCAGGTGGCGGCGTTCCCTGACCCGTCGTAAGTCCCCTCGGTAACGGTCGACGACGACGGTGGCGACCACGCCGTCCGACCGCTGTGCCCGATCCACTCGAAAGCCCCCTCCAAGAGTTCATCCACACGTCCACGCCCCTGGGCAGATGGATGTGTGGCAACCTGACCTCTCGCCCCGGGAACAGTGTGCCGCCCGACACAACTCGGTGTCAGCGCAAGGAGTTTGAATGACTGAACGCGACGGAATCACCATCGGCACCTTGGAGACGCCCTGTCACATCTTCGAAGGTGACGGCACCCGCCCGATCCACGAGGACAACGTCACGATCATCTACGAGCCGGGGCTCCGCCGCGTGAGCCTCCCCATGGAAGTCCAGCGGTGGCGCCAGGACATCGAGGCCGAACAGAAGCGCAGGCAGGCGGCGGGCGAGCGCTTCGCCTGGAACAACCCGCGCTTCGCCGTCGAAAGCGTCCTCGTCTCACGGACCGACGAGGAGGAGGCGCCCCAGGTCCGGATCAGCCTGTGCGACGCGGACTACTACGACTTCCTCGCCACGTCCATCAACCTGGACGAGCCGCTTCGGCGCGGCGAGCCGGCCACCCTGCGCTCCCAGTACCTCAAGGACTCCGACCCGGTGGGCGCGCCCTCGTTCCTCTCCTGCAGCTTCGGCGTCAACGTGGCCGTCGAGACGGGCCGGGACGGGAAGATGGTCTTCGCACGCCGAAGCGTGACGGTGGAGGGCCACAACAAGGAGCGCTGGAACTCCTCCGTCAACGAGGGGCTCGCCGCGATCCACGACGTCCCCAAGGACGGCAGGCCCATCAGCCTGGCCTCCGTGGCCCACCGCGCGCTGCGGGAGGAGCTCGCCGTCCAGGACGAGGACGCGGTCGAGCTGGAACTGCTGGCCTTCGCGCTCGACCTGCGGAACCACCAGTGGGCCGCCTTCTACCGGGCCGTACTCCCCGACCTCAGCTCCGAGGACCTCGTGTCCCGTCGGAGCAAGGGCGTCGAGGACAAGTGGGAGCACGACCAGTTCCGGTTCGTCCCGGCCGATCCCGACAGCGTGCTCGACTTCATCCTGGAGAAGGACAAGGTGTGGACCCCCTGCGGGCCCGCCCTCTTCTACCTGGCCCTCGTCCGCGCGGCCGTCCTCGCCCGCGGCGGCAACCCGTCGGGTCGACTGGACGTGGAGGCGGCGGAGCGGCGGGCGGTGGAGCGGCTGCGGGGCTCCGCGCAGATGTAGGGGTCGGTCAGAAGATGTTCCGCTCCCGGTGCTGCTGACGCAGCTTGAGGAACTTGGTGCGCACCTGGTCGGCCGGCGCCCCGCCGTTCGCCTGGATCAACAGATCCGCCAAGGCGTCCCGGGACTCCATGAAGCCACGCCATTTCTGCTGGGGCTTCAGCCAGGTGTCCACCGCGGTCATCACCGCGACGATCAGCGCAAGGGCCGGAACCCATCGGATCAGCCAACTCCCGTGGCCACCGCCCAGGTTCGCGTCGGCGGCCACGATGGCGCTGGCGAGAATGAGCAGAATGCGACTCAGGTAGTACGTCAGCCCGTAGTTGAAGGTCGCGACGCGCCAACGCCGCATCTCCCGGTCCATCTCCTTGACGAGGGCTTCCGGCAGACGCCCGGCGGACTCCCCGTTCTCCACCGAAGTCTCCACCACGTCCTCGGCCATGCATCCCCCTGTGAACTCGTGTCCTGGATGAACACCCCATTGTTCCAGGGGAGATGCACGCTCCTGATCGACTTCCGCGAAACCGCTAGCGCACGTCGAGGAAGTCGGCGTTCGAGATGTAGGGCTGCGCCCAGGTCGTGGCCGGGTAGTACCAACGCCAGTAGCCGTCCGCGGAGGCCGTGAGCGAGCTCTTCAGGTGACCGGTGGAGCTCGTCTTCACGGTCCGCACGGTGGTGTACGCCTTGCACGGGTACGCGCAGTACTGCAGCTGGACCGACTGCCCGGACAGGGCGGTCCAGGTGTTGGTGTTCCAGTTGGCGGCGGTGAGCCGGCCCGAGACGGTGAGGGCGGCGCCCTTGCGTACCGGCTCGGGGCCGGCGTCCATCGTCACGACCGTCTGCCGACGCAGGCCGACGGACGGGTAGTACCCGCTCTGGAAGTCCCCGTCCTTGGCGTCCACCTGGGCGTAGGCCTGCCAGCCGTTGGGGCCCGCCGACGTGTTGGTGATCTGGTCCGAGCGCGGGTCGAAGGTGAGGGCGCGGGAGCAGGTCTTCACCATGCCCGTGCCGGAGCAGGTGGCTTCGCCATGGGCGTAGAACTTCAGGTCGTCGCCGAACTGCTGCTGCAGCCCCAGCCATACGTCGGTCAGCGGGGAGTCCTCGCTGACGGTGACGGTGACCGTCACCTTCTTCGCCGCCGTGCCGAGAACGATGTCCTTGCCGCCGTTGACGACGACGTTGGTGATCCGCAGATTGCCGGTGGCGGCCTGGGCGGTCGGCGCGACGAGGGCGGCGGCGGCCAGGCCACCGACGGCCAGAGTGGCCGCGAGGCCGGTACGGAAGAGCGCGCGCAGGCGCATGGGGTCCCCCTGGGACTCGTACGAACGAGATCCGGCCCCCCGGCCGGATCATGAAGGTGCGAGGAGTGTACGGGCTCAGGGGGCGTCGGGACGCGGGTGGTCAGAGGGGCTGGAGGCGGGCGCGCAGGAGGCAGAACTCGTTGCCTTCCGGGTCGGCCAGGGTGTGCCAGCTCTCGTCGCCCGTCTGGCCGACGTCTACGGGCCTGGCGCCGAGGGCGAGCAGCCGCTCCAGTTCGGCGTCCTGGTCGCGGTCGGTGGCGTTGACGTCGATGTGCAGTCGGAGCTTCCCGGTCCGCGGGTCGCTGCTGGGGCTGAGGACGAGGGTGGGCAGGCCGCCGGAGCCGGCGTCGAGCGGCCCGATCTCGATGGATCCGTCGTCCTCCCGGCCGAGTTCGACGTAGCCGAGGACCTCGCTCCAGAACGCGGCGAGCCGTTCGGCGTCGACGCAGTCGATGACCAGTTCACTGATGCGGCATGCCATGGCCGTCAGTGTAGGGGCGTGGACGACTCGAGCGTCGAGCGATCGGTCTGGTCGGGGTCTCGGGCTGTCGCCGTCCACAGGCGGCGGCAGGAGAGGACGGCTGCCGCGAGCAGGAGGCCGTTGCGGGCGACCATGAGGGTGTTGCCCAGGGCCGTACCCTGCATGACCTCCAGATAGTGGAGCGGGTACGCGAACGCCGTCACGGCTGTCGCGGCGAGCAGGACCCAGGCCACCGGGCGCTGCGTGGTGAGCCGGGAGGTGAGGCAGACCGCCGCCAGGCCCAGCAGCCAGACCATGTACTGCGGGCTGATCACCCGGCTGGTGATCGTGAACAGCAGGATCGCGGTGAGGGCCGCGTCGAACGGTGTCGCCTCCGTCCACCGCGAGGCCCGGCCCCGCCAGAACATCAGCCACCCGAACGCGGCGGCCGTCAGCATCAGCGACAGCTGCGCCACGGTCGCCACGTGCTGACCGGTGAACTCCAGCGCGCCGTAGCGGGTTTCGACCCAGATCGGCATCCCCGACGCCCGCATCAGCGACAGCACCGTGCCGCCCAGCGACTCGATCTGCACACCCCGGGCGCCCTGCTGCTGCAGGAAGTCGAAGCTGTGCCTGAAGGCGACGGCGAGGACGGTCAGCAGCGCCGCGGCGGCCGCGGCGGCGGACACCCAGGCGTCCCTGGTGGTACGGCCCCGCTCCATGCCCACCAGGGTGAGCAGCGGCCACACCTTGATCAGGGCCCCGAACGCGGCGAGCGCCCCGCCGAGGCGCGGCCGGCGGCGGCCGGCGAGCAGCGCGAGGACGGCGAGGGCCGTCACCTGGATGTCGAACCGCCCGTGCGGCAGGTTCAGGAGCATGGGCAGCCCGGCGGTCCACAGCCAGGCGCCGCCGAGCCTGCGGCCGGGGCGGGCCAGGGCCACCGTGACCACGGCGTCGGCGACGAGCGTGAGCACGAGGAACGCCGCGAAGTAGTCGAGGAAGGGAAGCAGCGACGGGGAGAGGAACAGCAGACCGGCGCCCGGCGGGTACTGCCAGGTGACGTCGCCGACCGGGAAGGAGCCGTCGGCCAGCTGCTGGTACCACCGCGGGTAGAGGAACTCCACCTCGGACGAGACGTTGCTGACGCCGATGTCGTCCTGGACCAGCAGGTACACCATGACGATCCGGGTCAGGGCCCAGACCGTCCCGATCGCCGCGAGCGACCTGCCGGTGGACCAGGTCGCGGCCCAGGCATCGGCGTGCCGGGCCGCCCTGTCCAGGGCACGCGCCGCCGCACCTCGGCCGTCGGCCAGGTCTTTCTGCTGATGGGGGACGGCCGGGTCGCTGGGGGCCGGGTCCGGGCCCTCCTGGGGAGGAGCGCCGCCCAGAAGGTCGGCCTTCTGCTGCGTCATGGATCGGCAATGTAGCCGGATATGACGCCTATCTCCTGGAGCGAACCGCTGGTCCCGGCGTACGTCCCCCATAGGGCGGCCCACCGGCCGGGGGGAGCGGGCGGGGCTGGGCGGGCAACCGTTTCGTCGGGCCAGGTGTCCAGCCTTGTGCCTACACGCATCCTGCGCGTGCCTGACGAGCAGGCGTCGTCCGACGCCTGTGGGAGGGAATCCCGATGAAGCTGCGCCCGGCCGCCACCGTGGCCGCCACCACCGCCGCACTGTTCCTCGCCGCACCCGCCGCCGCACGAGCGGCGGAGTCCCCGGCGGATCTGCCGTCCTGCACGGACGTCTCGACCGCCTATGGGGACTACGAGCAGAAGTCGCTCACCGCGAAGGTGGACGTGGTCGCCGCCGCCCTCGTCGCGGGCGCCGGCTGGCAGCCGGTCAAGGGCTCGGTGACCAACATCGGGGCCGAGGACCTGCCGGGCGTCGTGGTGGGCGGGTACCCCTGGCGCCAGGACGAGTTCCCGGAGTACCAGCTGGGCGATTATGTGAAAGCACAGGTGAAGGCGGCCGACGGTAGCTGGCGCGACCTGGGGACGGATCGGGCGAACGTCGACAGGATCGCGCTGCTGAAGGCCGGTGAGACCAGGCGCTACGAGCTGCGCGTCCAGGCGGTCGCCAAGCTGCCCGCCGACCTCACCTGGGCGGAGTTCGCCTTCTCCGGGGAGTTCGCGGACGTCTACCGCTACCCGGACACCGGCAAGGAAGTCGACTGCCGGGGATCCGCCCACGCCAACGACAACTTCGCGATCAAGCACTCCCCGGACACCGGGCCGACCCCGACCAAGACCCCGACCAAGACCCCGGCTCCGACCTCCACCCCGACGCGGACCGCCACTCCGACCGCCGGACCGACGGCGACCCCGGCCGTGACCGCGCCGACGACCGCGACCCCGTCGGCCACACCCTCGGCCACCCACGCGCCGAACACCGGCGGCCGGCTCGCCGAGACCGGCTCCTCGGGCACGGCCACGCTCGCCGTCATCGGCGGCGCGGTCGTCGTCCTCGGCGCGGCGGCGGTGCTCTTCGGCCGCCGCCGCAACCGCTGACGTCCTGGTCGAACGACGTCCTAGTCGAACCACCGGTCCCTGGCCAGCTCCGCCGTCCTCGACGGGTCCTCCAGCAGGGCCGCGACCTCGAAGCGGCGGGGCCACTGGCCTGCCGCCCAGGCCAGGCCTGCGGCCACGCCCTCCAGGGTGGCCGCGTGGATCGTGCCGTCGGGCGTGCGGCGCCAGTCGAGCTCGACGCCCGCGGCGCGCAGCTCCTCGTGCTCGATGTACGAGTCCGGGGTCGCCGGCCCGAGGAGGGCGTGCACCGAGGGCGGTACGTCGTGCTCCTCGCCGGCCGTGGTGACCTCCGCCTCCACGGACTCGCTCAGCCGCCGGACCTGGAACAGCTCCGCCAGATCGGCCGCCCGTGTCGGGGAGACCGGCAGCAGGGGCAGCCCGCCGGCCAGCGGCAGGAGGTCGGGGGCGTCCGCGATCAGCGCCTCGGAGGCGTCGACCACCAGCAGTTCCCCGTCCACGACCGCGCGCAGCTCGTCGGGGAGGGTGACCTGCTCGGGGTCCAGGTCGGCGAGCGCCGTGTACAGCGCGTGCAGCTGGGCGCCGGTCACCTCGCGCTCCGGGGAGGCGAGACGGGCCAGGAGTTCGGCCGCGCCGCCCGGCTCGTCGAGGAGCGCGGTGACCGAGGTGCGGACGCCCAGGGCCCGCAGGACCTGCTCGTCCTCGAAGCCGGTCGCGTCGACGGAGTCGTACAGGCCCACGAGCAGCGGGTCCGTACCGGCGGCCCGCAGACCGGCCGGGCGGCGGCCGTCGAGGACCGGGTGGTCGCGGAGCCACCAGGCGGTGTACGACCGTACGGTCTCGGTCGTCCCGTCCGGCATCAGGACCCGTACGGGCTGGGTGAGCGCGTCCCGCAGCGGCGGCTGCGCCAGCAGGGCGAGCGCCTGCGGCCAGGCCTCGTCGTCGACCAGATCGAGGTCCCGTACGGCGACGATCTCGGTCGCGACCGGCGGCACCGGTGCCTCCGGCAGCCGGTCGAGGACGTCCTCGCACCACACGTCGACCGCGTCGAGGAGCCCGGCGTCGTCGGGCTCGGCGAAGTCGCCTTCGCGGGGCTCCAGTTCGTCCGGGTCGAGGACGAGGTCGGTGGCCCGGACCAGGGCGAAGTTGGCGAGCACCCCGCAGGCGGCGAGCGGTTGCTCGCCCCATCGCTCGGCCAGTTCGGTGTCGCAGAGCGCCAGGTCGTCCTCGCGCATCACGGTGGCGAAGGCGCTGCCGGGCAGGACCAGTTCACCGGCGGGCGCGAGCTCGCCGTCCTCGTCGGGCAGCGCAAGGGCGCCGAGCCACGGCTCGTCGCCCGGCTCCAACTCGGCGTCCCGGACGAGCGCGAGGACCGTCTCGGCGAGCTCGTCGGCGTCCAGGGTGTCCGCGTCCTCGTCCCAGATCTCCCCCGCGTCGAGGGAGCCGGCGACCGCCGCCCTGACCTGAGGGGTCGTCAGCACGGCACGGGGCGTGGCGGGCAGGGCGCCCAGCTTCTCCAGGAGGGGGTGGGCGGCGTCCGGATGGGCGACCTTGAGGCCGAGCCGGGTCAGGTCGGCGGGGGTGTGGTCCTGGGGCAGCAGGACGTGCCGGGGGCCGATCGTGGTCCGGATCCGGGCGCCGGGCTGCTCTTCTCGGTCCTCGCGGCCCTCGCGGTCCTCGTCGAGACCTTCATCGTACGGACGTTCGACGCGCCCGCCCGCCAGCGGGACCGGCAGGCCCGTGAGCCGGTCCGGGTCCACCCCGGCCAGCGAGTCGTACAGCTGCCACCACCACGACGGCGCCCGGTCCACCCCGGCCAGCCGGTCGATCGCCTCCGTCAGCGGCACCCGTCCGATCCCCAGCGTGCGCAGCTCGGGCCGCCGTTCGAGCCCGGCGGGCAGCAGGGTCGGGAAGACCTCGGCCAGGACGGCGACGGTCTCTGCGCCCGCGCCCTCCACCACCTCCGCCTCCACGGGCCGCAGCGCGGGCACGTCCTCGGACGGCGCCTCGGGGGCCAGGAAGGCCACCCGCGGCAGGCGCTCCAGGATCGCCGCGCGCAGTGCCCCGTCCAGGACACCCTTGCCGAGCAGGCCGGGCACCAGGTCGATCGTGGCGACCGTCACCGGCTGCCAGTCCGCGAGGAGTTCGGCGTACGCGTCGGCCGCCCGCTCGACCAGGAAGTCGGTGAGCGGCCCGGGCGCCGGGTGGCGGCGGGCGGTGTCCAGCGGGAGGGAGGCGATCAGCAGGGCGGGCAGGCCGAGCGGTTCGTCGGTGGGCGTGGGGGCGTGCACGACGGGGGCGGTACGGGGGAACAGCGGCGCGCCGTCGCCGTCGACCGGTACGGCCCAGGTCACCGACCAGTACGGGCGCAGCCGTTCCTCGACCGGCCGGCCCTTGAGGAGCGCGGGGTCGAGGGGGCCGCCGTGGCTGACGGTCCGCCAGCGGTGGGTGCCGGTCGCGGAGTCGGCGATGTGGACGTAACCGTCCTCCTCGGAGCGGCGGAGCGTCCGTACGCCCTCCGAGGTGTCGACCACGATCTCGGCGAGGCCGGGGAGAGTGAGGAGCAGGGCGTCGTC contains:
- a CDS encoding translation initiation factor 2, with product MTERDGITIGTLETPCHIFEGDGTRPIHEDNVTIIYEPGLRRVSLPMEVQRWRQDIEAEQKRRQAAGERFAWNNPRFAVESVLVSRTDEEEAPQVRISLCDADYYDFLATSINLDEPLRRGEPATLRSQYLKDSDPVGAPSFLSCSFGVNVAVETGRDGKMVFARRSVTVEGHNKERWNSSVNEGLAAIHDVPKDGRPISLASVAHRALREELAVQDEDAVELELLAFALDLRNHQWAAFYRAVLPDLSSEDLVSRRSKGVEDKWEHDQFRFVPADPDSVLDFILEKDKVWTPCGPALFYLALVRAAVLARGGNPSGRLDVEAAERRAVERLRGSAQM
- a CDS encoding LPXTG cell wall anchor domain-containing protein — translated: MKLRPAATVAATTAALFLAAPAAARAAESPADLPSCTDVSTAYGDYEQKSLTAKVDVVAAALVAGAGWQPVKGSVTNIGAEDLPGVVVGGYPWRQDEFPEYQLGDYVKAQVKAADGSWRDLGTDRANVDRIALLKAGETRRYELRVQAVAKLPADLTWAEFAFSGEFADVYRYPDTGKEVDCRGSAHANDNFAIKHSPDTGPTPTKTPTKTPAPTSTPTRTATPTAGPTATPAVTAPTTATPSATPSATHAPNTGGRLAETGSSGTATLAVIGGAVVVLGAAAVLFGRRRNR
- a CDS encoding molecular chaperone Hsp90 — encoded protein: MESDVSVSVRTSTDGADPFGTARLRRGVLDAWGAGPARFREDANAEEDLALGGYRDRLVVELAQNAADAARRAGVTGRLRLTLHAAGPDAPAVLAAANTGAPLDATGVESLSTLRASAKRGEHDTTAVGRFGVGFAAVLAVSDEPAVLGRHGGVRWSLAEARELAAEVARHSPGLGDELRRRDGHVPLLRLPLPAEGTAPDGYDTVVVLPLRDSAAVDLAERLLDSIDDALLLTLPGLAEIVVDTSEGVRTLRRSEEDGYVHIADSATGTHRWRTVSHGGPLDPALLKGRPVEERLRPYWSVTWAVPVDGDGAPLFPRTAPVVHAPTPTDEPLGLPALLIASLPLDTARRHPAPGPLTDFLVERAADAYAELLADWQPVTVATIDLVPGLLGKGVLDGALRAAILERLPRVAFLAPEAPSEDVPALRPVEAEVVEGAGAETVAVLAEVFPTLLPAGLERRPELRTLGIGRVPLTEAIDRLAGVDRAPSWWWQLYDSLAGVDPDRLTGLPVPLAGGRVERPYDEGLDEDREGREDREEQPGARIRTTIGPRHVLLPQDHTPADLTRLGLKVAHPDAAHPLLEKLGALPATPRAVLTTPQVRAAVAGSLDAGEIWDEDADTLDADELAETVLALVRDAELEPGDEPWLGALALPDEDGELAPAGELVLPGSAFATVMREDDLALCDTELAERWGEQPLAACGVLANFALVRATDLVLDPDELEPREGDFAEPDDAGLLDAVDVWCEDVLDRLPEAPVPPVATEIVAVRDLDLVDDEAWPQALALLAQPPLRDALTQPVRVLMPDGTTETVRSYTAWWLRDHPVLDGRRPAGLRAAGTDPLLVGLYDSVDATGFEDEQVLRALGVRTSVTALLDEPGGAAELLARLASPEREVTGAQLHALYTALADLDPEQVTLPDELRAVVDGELLVVDASEALIADAPDLLPLAGGLPLLPVSPTRAADLAELFQVRRLSESVEAEVTTAGEEHDVPPSVHALLGPATPDSYIEHEELRAAGVELDWRRTPDGTIHAATLEGVAAGLAWAAGQWPRRFEVAALLEDPSRTAELARDRWFD
- a CDS encoding VOC family protein, producing the protein MACRISELVIDCVDAERLAAFWSEVLGYVELGREDDGSIEIGPLDAGSGGLPTLVLSPSSDPRTGKLRLHIDVNATDRDQDAELERLLALGARPVDVGQTGDESWHTLADPEGNEFCLLRARLQPL
- a CDS encoding glycosyltransferase family 87 protein encodes the protein MTQQKADLLGGAPPQEGPDPAPSDPAVPHQQKDLADGRGAAARALDRAARHADAWAATWSTGRSLAAIGTVWALTRIVMVYLLVQDDIGVSNVSSEVEFLYPRWYQQLADGSFPVGDVTWQYPPGAGLLFLSPSLLPFLDYFAAFLVLTLVADAVVTVALARPGRRLGGAWLWTAGLPMLLNLPHGRFDIQVTALAVLALLAGRRRPRLGGALAAFGALIKVWPLLTLVGMERGRTTRDAWVSAAAAAAALLTVLAVAFRHSFDFLQQQGARGVQIESLGGTVLSLMRASGMPIWVETRYGALEFTGQHVATVAQLSLMLTAAAFGWLMFWRGRASRWTEATPFDAALTAILLFTITSRVISPQYMVWLLGLAAVCLTSRLTTQRPVAWVLLAATAVTAFAYPLHYLEVMQGTALGNTLMVARNGLLLAAAVLSCRRLWTATARDPDQTDRSTLESSTPLH
- a CDS encoding calcium-binding protein, with amino-acid sequence MRLRALFRTGLAATLAVGGLAAAALVAPTAQAATGNLRITNVVVNGGKDIVLGTAAKKVTVTVTVSEDSPLTDVWLGLQQQFGDDLKFYAHGEATCSGTGMVKTCSRALTFDPRSDQITNTSAGPNGWQAYAQVDAKDGDFQSGYYPSVGLRRQTVVTMDAGPEPVRKGAALTVSGRLTAANWNTNTWTALSGQSVQLQYCAYPCKAYTTVRTVKTSSTGHLKSSLTASADGYWRWYYPATTWAQPYISNADFLDVR